TGCGCACAAAACGCACCGAACCTGGAACGAAGGCCTTTCGGACGCGTCGAAGTTTGCAAAAGAAAACAGGCGCGCGATACTAAATCTGCACAAATCGTCAAAGTCGTTTTATCTTGTAAAATACTTTAAAAAAATTATTTACAATGTTGTAATTGAATTTGTGAACTTGCAGGCAGAAGATTTGAACATTTCGGAAAACGACAAAAATTTTATTGCGGGATTTTACACCTGCGCGCTTATGGGCCTTTTGTCGGAATGGCTTGACAACGATATGAAAGGCGATTTTGAACCCATCATCGAAAAGACGGGAATTTTGTTTGACAACAGCATTGCCGACGCGCTCAAAACGCTTGCGGAAAAATAGTTTTATGGCTTTATGTGCTTTTTTGTGCATAAAGCCTTTTTTGTCTGTTGATTTTTTTGAAAAAATGTAATATAATATTATATCATTTTTAGTATTTTTATGAAAGGCATTGAAGATATGAAAAAAGGAACCGGCGAAAAAACTTTTATGGAAAAG
This genomic stretch from Qingrenia yutianensis harbors:
- a CDS encoding TetR/AcrR family transcriptional regulator, with protein sequence MPRDTKTEIKKAFLNLLGTTLFDNITVKDIADECGINRNTFYYNFEDIYALTEEILQEETEKIVTAHKTHRTWNEGLSDASKFAKENRRAILNLHKSSKSFYLVKYFKKIIYNVVIEFVNLQAEDLNISENDKNFIAGFYTCALMGLLSEWLDNDMKGDFEPIIEKTGILFDNSIADALKTLAEK